A section of the Cucurbita pepo subsp. pepo cultivar mu-cu-16 unplaced genomic scaffold, ASM280686v2 Cp4.1_scaffold000342, whole genome shotgun sequence genome encodes:
- the LOC111785043 gene encoding transcription initiation factor TFIID subunit 6-like isoform X2 has translation MSVVPKETIEVVAQSIGISNLSPEVALALTPDVEYRVREIMQEAVKCMRHSKRTVLTSMDVDNALKLRNLEPIYGFAACDTLRFKRAVGHKDLFYIDDKDVELNNVIEAPLSKATVETSVVAHWLAVEGVQPAVAENLPTEEPHDGKKSDLKEEDLPYDSKAPTKNVISRDLQLYFEKITGLTLNKSGSIPFREALRSLAVDSGIQPLVPYFACFIADEVSKNLSNSQLLISLMRMIWCLLQNRQIHVAPYLHQLMPSIITCLVAKQLGKRFSDNHWELRDLAASLVSLICKRFGHVYHNIQPRVTKTLLHVFLDPSKLLPQHYGAVQGLSDLGPSVVRQFILPNLKPYLQYLEMEKQKNESRRHEAWLVYSALLHAAGKCIRGWLKVFPLSISPPIPSTSKINGKVLMKISNKRRSSADNLGHQPALKKMATDSTLGAIPMNSMMVDIQGATSSMPLGGPNVGVARKFPNEMKPGREGVGGEQDVKGSSTLAVAWKEDLDVGPLLTSLFQLFGEDLFSFIPKPELSFFL, from the exons ATGAGCGTTGTTCCGAAGGAGACGATTGAAGTCGTTGCGCAGAGCATTGGGATTTCCAACCTATCCCCTGAGGTTGCTCTTGCGCTTACTCCAGATGTCGAGTACCGGGTCCGTGAAATCATGCAG GAGGCAGTTAAATGCATGCGTCATTCGAAGCGAACTGTTCTCACTTCCATGGACGTTGACAACGCACTTAAATTAAGGAACTTAGAG CCAATATATGGTTTTGCTGCATGCGATACTTTGCGGTTCAAAAGGGCTGTTGGACACAAGGATCTCTTTTACATTGATGACAAGGATGTGGAGTTAAATAAT GTTATTGAGGCACCTTTATCTAAAGCAACTGTTGAGACATCCGTTGTTGCTCACTGGCTGGCAGTTGAAGGTGTTCAGCCTGCAGTCGCAGAAAACTTGCCAACTGAAG AACCGCATGATGGAAAGAAATCTGACTTGAAGGAGGAAGACCTTCCTTATGACTCTAAAGCACCTACTAAGAATGTGATTTCGAGGGATCTCCAG cTTTACTTTGAGAAAATTACAGGCCTGACCTTGAACAAGTCTGGGTCTATTCCCTTTAGAGAAGCTTTAAGGAGCCTAGCAGTGGACTCAGGAATTCAACCTTTGGTTCCATACTTTGCATGCTTCATCGCCGACGAG gtttcaaaaaatttaagtaattCTCAACTCTTGATTTCTTTGATGAGGATGATATGGTGCCTTCTTCAAAATCGGCAGATACATGTGGCACCTTAT tTACACCAATTGATGCCATCCATCATTACCTGCCTTGTTGCAAAACAATTAGGTAAAAGATTTTCTGACAATCATTGGGAGCTTAGAGACTTAGCAGCAAGCCTGGTTTCTTTGATATGCAAAAG ATTTGGACATGTTTATCACAATATTCAACCTCGTGTAACCAAGACTCTTCTCCATGTTTTCTTGGACCCCTCAAAATTATTACCTCAGCATTATGGTGCAGTTCAAGGGCTATCAGATCTTGGACCCTCTGTG GTTCGCCAGTTTATACTACCAAATCTTAAGCCATATCTGCAATATCTAGAGATGGAGAAGCAAAAGAATGAAAGTAGGAGGCATGAAGCTTGGCTAGTTTATAGTGCCTTACTG CATGCAGCTGGTAAATGCATCCGTGGTTGGTTGAAAGTGTTTCCTCTTTCTATATCTCCACCAATACCTAGTACTTCGAAAATCAACGGGAAAGTCCTGATGAAAATCTCAA ATAAACGCAGATCTAGTGCAGACAACTTGGGGCATCAACCAGCACTCAAAAAGATGGCGACAGATAGCACATTGGGTGCAATTCCTATGAACTCCATGATGGTCGATATTCAAGGGGCTACAAGCTCCATGCCACTTGGAGGTCCCAATGTAGGTGTAGCTCGAAAATTTCCAAATGAAATGAAGCCAGGGAGGGAAGGAGTTGGAGGTGAACAAGATGTTAAGGGTTCTTCTACTCTTGCTGTAGCATGGAAGGAGGATTTGGATGTTGGGCCGTTGCTGACTTCTCTTTTTCAACTCTTTGGTGAAGATCTGTTTTCATTCATCCCAAAACCCGAGCTATCCTTCTTTCTGTGA
- the LOC111785040 gene encoding rab3 GTPase-activating protein catalytic subunit-like isoform X2, with the protein MQICAGGDFLKRSITSGSEGTIAASLPRDIHGAPPDSLLVKISEVIGSFRSLRKMTLFWCRIVDEMRRFWSEEQYIPGIPIDEIPDLNSCLLYQRFQVINCCLSRKRRHEIASDSLDVVLRVASSNTESGTSEVTVPANSLLYARLNNGELALRLGADCPFSNLTMLETGEKVYSPVTQEGPLLTEDVIKETEEFVLRTGSVGAGCSQLLSDMQAFKAANPGCILEDFVRWHSPPDWTEPEPSNGSVHSSIASDSRGQLSSRMQKEGNLWRELWDTSKAVPAVKQTPLFDEDLVVEGILTDLEDLPTTELYGPLFLSLLGLGFVMAEAKLAEDNNLSKLFYECKDYVVATCQGSSWNNKVDDICQVYETVETMMVNPDEILKAMKQAEESNMTTSVLKRRFKKLSLNLVGKDEQTKKSSPRNANSDERLSSSTQPFSSFFDSKSSLFAKKPPKPESTSATPVENGWTLV; encoded by the exons ATGCAG ATATGCGCAGGGGGAGATTTTCTCAAAAGGAGCATAACTTCTGGCTCAGAGGGCACAATTGCGGCATCCTTGCCCAGAGATATTCATGGTGCTCCTCCAGATAGCCTTCTTGTTAAGATTTCTGAAGTTATAGGAAGCTTTAGATCTCTACGGAAAATGACACTTTTTTGGTGCAGAATTGTTGATGAA ATGAGAAGATTCTGGTCAGAAGAGCAATACATACCTGGCATTCCAATAGATGAGATTCCAGATCTTAATTCATGTCTTCTATATCAGCGATTCCAGGTTATAAATTGTTGTCTCTCCCGCAAAAGACGCCATGAGATAGCCTCTGACTCGCTAGATGTGGTGCTAAGGGTAGCAAGTTCAAACACTGAATCAGGAACGTCTGAGGTCACCGTTCCTGCAAACTCTCTTTTGTATGCTAGACTCAATAATGGGGAGCTTGCACTTCGACTAGGTGCTGACTGCCCATTTAGTAACCTTACAATGTTGGAAACTGGTGAAAAAGTTTACTCTCCTGTTACGCAG GAAGGACCTCTGCTCACGGAAGATGTCATTAAAGAAACAGAGGAGTTCGTTCTTCGAACTGGAAG TGTGGGTGCTGGATGTTCTCAACTTCTTTCCGACATGCAAGCTTTCAAG GCTGCCAATCCTGGCTGCATCTTGGAGGATTTTGTAAGATGGCACTCCCCTCCTGATTGGACCGAACCTGAACCGAGTAATGGAAGTGTACATTCTTCTATTGCTAGTGATTCAAGAGGTCAACTTAGTAGTCGAATGCAGAAAGAAG GTAATTTGTGGCGTGAACTATGGGACACATCCAAAGCAGTGCCTGCTGTTAAACAAACACCACTCTTTGATGAGGATTTGGTTGT GGAAGGCATTCTGACTGATTTAGAGGACTTGCCAACCACTGAGCTATATGGGCCACTGTTCCTTTCTTTA CTTGGTTTAGGATTCGTAATGGCGGAGGCCAAATTGGCCGAAGATAATAATTTGTCAAAGCTGTTCTATGAGTGCAAGGACTATGTTGTGGCAACTTGTCAAGGCAGCTCTTGGAACAACAAAGTTGATGATATTTGTCAG GTGTATGAAACAGTGGAGACTATGATGGTGAATCCAGATGAAATTCTGAAGGCTATGAAACAAGCAGAAGAATCAAACATGACAACCAGCGTACTGAAACGACGTTTTAAGAAGCTGAGTCTGAACTTGGTTGGCAAGGATGAACAGACAAAAAAATCATCTCCAAGAAATGCTAACTCAGATGAAAGGCTGTCCTCATCGACGCAGCCATTCTCGTCGTTCTTTGACAGCAAATCATCTTTATTTGCAAAGAAGCCTCCTAAGCCAGAAAGTACATCGGCTACTCCTGTTGAAAATGGTTGGACATTGGTTTAG
- the LOC111785040 gene encoding rab3 GTPase-activating protein catalytic subunit-like isoform X1, giving the protein MSVPFYDENLYMLNMKNDIEAKNAEIIPSVESFLATDKASIPSLSVIKQLAIAIEAGKKSKSVKSLLASSAGSSSAKGKPGLNLSTVRALVLREKEEKISTTFRHDERIQSLIRSLFDAGGDFLKRSITSGSEGTIAASLPRDIHGAPPDSLLVKISEVIGSFRSLRKMTLFWCRIVDEMRRFWSEEQYIPGIPIDEIPDLNSCLLYQRFQVINCCLSRKRRHEIASDSLDVVLRVASSNTESGTSEVTVPANSLLYARLNNGELALRLGADCPFSNLTMLETGEKVYSPVTQEGPLLTEDVIKETEEFVLRTGSVGAGCSQLLSDMQAFKAANPGCILEDFVRWHSPPDWTEPEPSNGSVHSSIASDSRGQLSSRMQKEGNLWRELWDTSKAVPAVKQTPLFDEDLVVEGILTDLEDLPTTELYGPLFLSLLGLGFVMAEAKLAEDNNLSKLFYECKDYVVATCQGSSWNNKVDDICQVYETVETMMVNPDEILKAMKQAEESNMTTSVLKRRFKKLSLNLVGKDEQTKKSSPRNANSDERLSSSTQPFSSFFDSKSSLFAKKPPKPESTSATPVENGWTLV; this is encoded by the exons ATGTCTGTACCATTTTATGATGAGAACTTGTACATGCTGaacatgaaaaatgatattgaaGCGAAG aatGCAGAAATAATTCCATCAGTTGAAAGTTTTTTGGCTACTGACAAAGCTAGTATTCCTTCCCTTTCAGTCATAAAGCAGTTGGCTATTGCTATTGa GGCTGGAAAGAAATCCAAGTCAGTGAAGAGTTTGCTTGCTTCATCAGCAGGTTCTTCATCTGCAAAGGGGAAGCCTGGGTTAAATCTATCGACAGTGAGGGCATTAGTGCTTCGTGAAAAGGAGGAAAAGATTTCAACTACATTTCGTCATGATGAGAGAATTCAATCTTTGATCCGTTCACTCTTTGATGCAG GGGGAGATTTTCTCAAAAGGAGCATAACTTCTGGCTCAGAGGGCACAATTGCGGCATCCTTGCCCAGAGATATTCATGGTGCTCCTCCAGATAGCCTTCTTGTTAAGATTTCTGAAGTTATAGGAAGCTTTAGATCTCTACGGAAAATGACACTTTTTTGGTGCAGAATTGTTGATGAA ATGAGAAGATTCTGGTCAGAAGAGCAATACATACCTGGCATTCCAATAGATGAGATTCCAGATCTTAATTCATGTCTTCTATATCAGCGATTCCAGGTTATAAATTGTTGTCTCTCCCGCAAAAGACGCCATGAGATAGCCTCTGACTCGCTAGATGTGGTGCTAAGGGTAGCAAGTTCAAACACTGAATCAGGAACGTCTGAGGTCACCGTTCCTGCAAACTCTCTTTTGTATGCTAGACTCAATAATGGGGAGCTTGCACTTCGACTAGGTGCTGACTGCCCATTTAGTAACCTTACAATGTTGGAAACTGGTGAAAAAGTTTACTCTCCTGTTACGCAG GAAGGACCTCTGCTCACGGAAGATGTCATTAAAGAAACAGAGGAGTTCGTTCTTCGAACTGGAAG TGTGGGTGCTGGATGTTCTCAACTTCTTTCCGACATGCAAGCTTTCAAG GCTGCCAATCCTGGCTGCATCTTGGAGGATTTTGTAAGATGGCACTCCCCTCCTGATTGGACCGAACCTGAACCGAGTAATGGAAGTGTACATTCTTCTATTGCTAGTGATTCAAGAGGTCAACTTAGTAGTCGAATGCAGAAAGAAG GTAATTTGTGGCGTGAACTATGGGACACATCCAAAGCAGTGCCTGCTGTTAAACAAACACCACTCTTTGATGAGGATTTGGTTGT GGAAGGCATTCTGACTGATTTAGAGGACTTGCCAACCACTGAGCTATATGGGCCACTGTTCCTTTCTTTA CTTGGTTTAGGATTCGTAATGGCGGAGGCCAAATTGGCCGAAGATAATAATTTGTCAAAGCTGTTCTATGAGTGCAAGGACTATGTTGTGGCAACTTGTCAAGGCAGCTCTTGGAACAACAAAGTTGATGATATTTGTCAG GTGTATGAAACAGTGGAGACTATGATGGTGAATCCAGATGAAATTCTGAAGGCTATGAAACAAGCAGAAGAATCAAACATGACAACCAGCGTACTGAAACGACGTTTTAAGAAGCTGAGTCTGAACTTGGTTGGCAAGGATGAACAGACAAAAAAATCATCTCCAAGAAATGCTAACTCAGATGAAAGGCTGTCCTCATCGACGCAGCCATTCTCGTCGTTCTTTGACAGCAAATCATCTTTATTTGCAAAGAAGCCTCCTAAGCCAGAAAGTACATCGGCTACTCCTGTTGAAAATGGTTGGACATTGGTTTAG